A genomic segment from Gossypium hirsutum isolate 1008001.06 chromosome D04, Gossypium_hirsutum_v2.1, whole genome shotgun sequence encodes:
- the LOC107899753 gene encoding protein TONNEAU 1a isoform X1, translating to MDDYTREMMDLKTLVTRTLEKKGVLAKIRAELRASVFEAIEEEDRVIEKEEGLPPALLGSCNDRAKRLHASPLGRLLTALICEYLDWAQLNHTLKVYLPECNLQKDSWKAELEDFSGKSGYDLNRNGNSGPVLLDVLEGFLKFDNISQARGTGRRPQETEPSSSLESRNTRRPSSSTVSLGLPPLGRPAPVSHSSDRRAGSSVSSYRKDEYSWRYDDDTPEDVI from the exons ATGGATGATTACACGAGAGAAATGATGGATTTGAAAACCCTAGTTACACGAACCCTTGAGAAGAAAGGGGTTCTAGCTAAGATCCGG GCTGAACTTAGGGCAAGTGTCTTTGAAGCAATAGAAGAGGAAGATCGAGTCATTGAAAAAGAAGAAGGTTTACCTCCTGCATTATTGGGAAGTTGCAATGATCGTGCTAAACGACTTCATGCTTCTCCTTTGG GAAGACTTTTAACCGCACTAATATGCGAGTACTTAGACTGGGCGCAACTAAATCACACACTAAAAGTTTATCTGCCAGAATGTAATTTG CAAAAAGATTCTTGGAAAGCTGAGTTGGAAGACTTCAGTGGCAAAAGTGGTTATGATCTCAACAGAAACGGGAATAGTGGACCTGTGCTTTTGGATGTTCTTGAAGGCTTCTTGAAGTTTGAT AACATATCACAAGCTAGGGGAACTGGAAGGAGACCACAAGAAACTGAGCCCTCATCTAGTTTAGAGTCTCGAAACACAAGAAGACCCTCATCATCAACTGTTTCCCTTGGCTTACCCCCATTAGGGAG GCCAGCTCCTGTTTCGCATTCATCTG ACAGGAGAGCGGGATCCTCTGTGTCCAGTTACAGGAAAGATGAGTACAGTTGGAGGTATGATGATGATACCCCAGAAGATGTGATTTGA
- the LOC107899753 gene encoding protein TONNEAU 1a isoform X2 codes for MGLVHHLAANEKAELRASVFEAIEEEDRVIEKEEGLPPALLGSCNDRAKRLHASPLGRLLTALICEYLDWAQLNHTLKVYLPECNLQKDSWKAELEDFSGKSGYDLNRNGNSGPVLLDVLEGFLKFDNISQARGTGRRPQETEPSSSLESRNTRRPSSSTVSLGLPPLGRPAPVSHSSDRRAGSSVSSYRKDEYSWRYDDDTPEDVI; via the exons ATGGGATTAGTGCACCATTTAGCTGCTAATGAAAAG GCTGAACTTAGGGCAAGTGTCTTTGAAGCAATAGAAGAGGAAGATCGAGTCATTGAAAAAGAAGAAGGTTTACCTCCTGCATTATTGGGAAGTTGCAATGATCGTGCTAAACGACTTCATGCTTCTCCTTTGG GAAGACTTTTAACCGCACTAATATGCGAGTACTTAGACTGGGCGCAACTAAATCACACACTAAAAGTTTATCTGCCAGAATGTAATTTG CAAAAAGATTCTTGGAAAGCTGAGTTGGAAGACTTCAGTGGCAAAAGTGGTTATGATCTCAACAGAAACGGGAATAGTGGACCTGTGCTTTTGGATGTTCTTGAAGGCTTCTTGAAGTTTGAT AACATATCACAAGCTAGGGGAACTGGAAGGAGACCACAAGAAACTGAGCCCTCATCTAGTTTAGAGTCTCGAAACACAAGAAGACCCTCATCATCAACTGTTTCCCTTGGCTTACCCCCATTAGGGAG GCCAGCTCCTGTTTCGCATTCATCTG ACAGGAGAGCGGGATCCTCTGTGTCCAGTTACAGGAAAGATGAGTACAGTTGGAGGTATGATGATGATACCCCAGAAGATGTGATTTGA